GCCAATAAACTGAGAATGTTTCTTcacaatttcttttattctcctttccTCCAAATACTCAGTTTGGTCTTCTTTCAGATGCAAGATAACCTTTGTTCCATGACCCATTGGTTCACCTGTGTCAGGAACTGCGAAGGGTCCCCAGCTGAGGACTCCCAGGTAGGTGTACTGCTCATCATCATTATGCTCTGTGATGACAGTCACTTTCTTAGCAACCAAATATGCATAGTAAAAACCAACACCAAACTGACCAATCATAGAGATACCTGCACCAGCCTGCAAAACCTCCATGAAGGTTTTGGTGCCTGACTTGGCAATAGTGCCAAGGTTATTGATCAAGTCAGCCTTGGTCATTTCAATGCCAGTATCCACAATAGTGAGGGTTCAGTCTTGTTTGTCGGGAATGAAATTAATGTGCATCTCCTTCCCTGAGTCCAGTTTACTAGGGTCAGTCAAGCTCTCTTATCTGATCTTATCCAGAGAGCCTGAGGAATTGAAAATGAGCTCCTTCAGAAAGATCTCTTTGTTTGAGTAGAAAGTGATGATGATCAAGGACATTAACTGGGCAATTTCTGCCTGAAAGGCAAAGGTCTCGACCTACCCCTCCTCCATCGGTTGGtcttgggtctgggtttcctCGGGCATCTTGGCTGAAAGAGCATGCACAAAACGTGACAAACCACACCGGGACACTGAAGCAACTCATATATATTCCATTTATGCTTAGTGTTTTCTTATGCTCTGCACCTTGgccagttgtgagtctctatgTCAATAACTATCTACCACAAAAAGTTCTCTGATGAAAATTCATAGATGCTTTAATCTTTGGGTATAAGTAATTAGGAGTCATTTCACACAATGTTCATTTATTAGAATATAGTAATAGGTTCTACATTGTATATTCCGTCTGCCACAGATTCATGACCCAACATTGGTGTCAGACATGGCCCTTCTCTTCTGAAGCAAAAGAAGGGAGAGTCCCTAAGAGCCAAGTATTTCAGAATCTAACCAATGACCATTTAGAGTATAAGAATCATACATTTATTTGGTGaatgttagatttttttaatgaaaattatactTTATGGACCCAGTGTTGAGAGATTGCAGTCAAAATATACATTGAAGCAACTAAATAAGTTGATATGTGGTATTTGATAATTTACCATTGTTCCTTTAAATACTGGAGCTTCTCTGACAAAGAGAATGATTTTTATAAATCTTGGTTGACATTAAACTGTTTTTGACATTATACCCCCACCAGGTTcaaaagattggaaaagaaaatcctgggttttttttttaattataaaacaaaaaagaaaatgaaacaaaaaccactCTCCTCAATGTTCACAAATCACACTATGCCTTGAAGCAATCTTCCCATTAATAGAATATTACTATCAAGTTCTGTCTGAAATAGATATGACATCAGAGGAGGACAATCctgtttttatatttagaattataTTCTACTCATAAGCATGAACCAGATTCGTAGAATCATATAAAAACCATTCATTAAGTATTATTTTGTTCTATAAAAAGGCATGCTCTCTGTGCAGGAAAAACATAGGGGAGTGTAAGCAGTTACTTACAAATGAACATAATTCAATAATTCAATAAAAGAGCAAAATTAATAGTAAAGTGCAGAAGGAAAATATATTCAGTGTAATCATTTTAGGAAGAGAGACAAAAGTAGCCAGtcacccttccctccttctttggGATTCTTACAAGACATAAGCATAGCTAAGCATTCCAAGCATGTCATGGGACCTTACCCACCATTATCTTAACTCCTAGAACTCAGAAATGTTagcctctcctggcttctagATGTCCCTCCTGGAAACAAATTCCTCCTCTGCTTGTCCACAGAGATCAGTCATTTGTTTTCCCAGCAGATAACTTGGAAAATTCCTTCAATAGTCTGATAGTCTAGAAGGGAAACAGAAATGTCTCCTTATCTCTCCACTCCTACCTGGCTAACTAGCTACAAGGAAGCAGATTCTCCATATAGTAGAGCTGGATCCAATGGAAAGGCTAACAGAACATGGCCTCTATATAGATTAGAATTTGCTCTAAATATAAGTACAGCATGTGTAATTCTGAGATTATACTGTGGACCTCTGAACCATATGATAAAAATCATCAAATAGTATGGTAAATGGTCAATGTTGCCAATATTTATAGGACAAAACATTGAACTATAGTGTTTATAAAAACATGACTGAACACTTATGCCTTTACTTAAGGTTCTTATTAAGAGAGAGagtggaaaggagggagggagagatcttACTTTCCACTGTTAAACAAATACATTATACATTCAAGATTACTAAATATCAGGAGTCATTTCTCACTTTCATATCTGGATCCAGATCTTGGAACTTGCCCTCCAGAGCCTGTGACTATCCCATGgctatttgctttggtgggtaCAAGTTATACTTTAACAGACTGATTATTGGTCTCTCTATATCTGCAAGAGCTGAGCAATAACCCTTCAGAAGGCGTGTTCTGAAATTAACCAAGATGTCTGTGAAAATGACAGcatccctgctcctgctcctgctccagctGAGTGACTTCTTTGAATCTGGAACTGGTGGGAAGGTGCTGGTGTGGCCAATGGAGTTCAGCCATTGGCTCAACTTAAGGGTGATCCTAGATGAACTTCTGAAGAAGGGTCATGAAGTGACGGTTCTGAGACCTTCGGCATCCTTATCTTATGAGGTTGACAACACATCTGCTATTGAATTCGAGACTTATCCTACATCATACTCATTAACTGAGCTAGACGAAATTTTCTGGGAATCactcagaaaatatatttatgagcTGCCAAAGCAGTCATTTTGGGGATACTTTTTAATGTTTCAAGAATTGGTTTGGGTAGATTCAGGTTATTTTGAGAGTCTCTGTAAAGATGTAGTCTTTAACAAAGAACTCATGACGAAGCTACAGAACTCTGGCTTTGATGTCATCCTGGCAGATGCCTTCATACCCTGTGGTGACCTGCTGGCCGAGATTCTCAAGATACCCTTAGTGTACAGTCTCCGCTTCTTTCCTGGTTCCACTTATGAAAAGTACAGTGGAGGACTCCCAATGCCTCCTTCCTATGTGCCCATTGCTATGTCAGAATTGAGCGACAGAATGACATTCGTGGAGAGGGTGAAACACATGATCTATGTactttgttttgacttttggtTCCAAACGTTTAATGAGAAGAAGTGGAACGAGCTTTACACTGAAGTATTAGGTAAGTGTCCTGGTCAGTGCACTTGGGATTGTTGCATTCTCAATTTGCTGTCGTTGGAGCTGACTTTGAAAGAACAGGATTGACAGCAGAGGATTTGTCTCTTCTAAGTAAAATGGCGAAAAACCTGTGAAATTATCGGTCAACCCCAAACCATTGTAGAGAAGCTTGTGTACCATTGTCAGTTGCAAAACCTTGTCTATGACTAGCACAGGACAACTCAGGAAGGCACACACCCATACGACAACACTTTGAGAATGTCTCTAGGAAATTACATATGCACAAGACATTTTCCCTTGTGTTTTAAGGCAACACTTTTACCTGGCTTGTGCCTTTATCATCATTACTATCATTATCATTCTATTGCCTTCATTGATATTATTATCATGAGTATGCACGTGCACCCTTGTGTCATGGGAGGGGGGATCTTATGCTTTGTGTGGCTGATGTGGAGGTAAGATTAAACTTTGAAGAGTCTTTATTTCCACATCTGTGTAGATTCTTAGGATCAAATAAGGCTTCCATAGGGATTGGACTCAAATCCTTAGGTTGCATGGTAATGTGTCACATCAGCCTCTAAAACAGAAGCTTTAAACAAAGTCAAAGTCTTCATGACTGACAAAATACACTGAGGATTATATATACTTCTAgcatatgtatctatctatctatcatctatctatatacaaACCAAGGAGgactttttatataaattaattttttcatatatgaCTTGAAAGACCTTCCCCTTTAACCTATTAAACTTCTGCACAGTTGTGATTATGCTATCTCTGCTCTACACTCAGAAAATATGTGAAGGCAAAACATAAGGGAATCTAACTTTATTTATGAGTGAGTGGGTTGAAATTgtgtttcaaatatatatattcttgaaaTGTAGACATATTGGACATTACTTACAGTGTTTTAATATATGCTTAATGAGCACTTATGTCTCTATCCATATTTTAAGGTATGTATCCATATTATCAGTAAACAAATCTATATGCACTGAATATCACATATTCAGTCATGAATCAAGAGCAATATCAAAGAACTCAGACACAATCAAAATTTCTCTTTGAGGTCAACCATAGtttcatagtaagaccctgtctcaatgaaatGCTTAAACAGAATCCCCTTAAATGTTTACATCAGCCTTGGGTGCACACAACTTCCATCTCTGCAGtcgagatgaggaagaagagaatctAGCATTCCGGGTCTCTTGTGCCTGCATTAGTGACTGAGGAACCACTCTAGGCTTCATctaactgtctcaaaacaagacacCACAAAATTCTCAATTCATTTATAGGAGCTTATCAAGTTCCAGCTACACCATAGGACAAATTACATCTAAAGTTAAAGGAAAAGATGTTTCCCCGAGTTCGGATTCCTAGATAATGGCATTAGACTATATTTCAATGGCATATGGTGATATTTAGTGATCATAAATTAACAAGGTTATAATTGTGGTATCTTTTGACAGCAACTCACACAATGACTTTATATATCTCTAAGCATATGTATGTAAAAGATAGATGTTCCAAATttttcaatcacacacacacacacacacacacacacacacactttatcatACAAGACCCCATACTAGTAAACATGTCCAGCTGCATTTTTAAAGGTGCTTCCAGAAGGCTACCTGGCATAGTCATCTTTACCTGACATTTTGTCACATCTTATATCTTTAGTGCTCTGATTCCTCTTCAGGAAGACCCACTACACTCTCAGAGACTATGGCAAAGGCAGACATATGGCTCATTAGGACCTACTGGGATTTGGAATTCCCTCACCCTGTCTTACCAAATTTTGATTTTGTTGGTGGACTCCACTGCAGACCTGCCAAACCCCTGCCTAAGGTAAATATATTCTCCATTTGCTCAAACTTCTGTTTGCCTTGCATTTGCAAAAACAAGtgattatattttattccttCAGAATCTTTTATGTCAAACTCAGAGCGTCACAGGAATTTAGGTAAAGAGACCATCCAGCAGACAGGCCTGTGTCTGTGATGGATATGTTCCATCACAAGagtctgcatttcctttatgaacactGTGGACTTCTGAGGACAGGGACAGTTAGACTACTAGTCAACACAGAGAAAATATCAGGGATTCGAGCAGACCATACAGGAAGTGAGAGGTCCACCCCACAGGTAAGCATGCAGAGACTATACAGGGAAACAGAGTGTGCACAGGCTCACCCAGAAGCACCAACCGTTCTACTTTGAACTTTCACTctgaacaagaaagagaactatGTAAATGTTGCGGTGAGGGAAGGCCAAGTTGCCTGGCAGTAAAAAAGGAGTCAAGGTATGGGTCAAGATAAGGTGCATGACTTTGCTCATTTAAGAAAgctcagaatattttattaacagGAAATAGAAGACTTCGTCCAGTCATCTGGAGAACATGGTGTTGTGGTGTTTTCCCTGGGGTCGATGGTGGGAAGCCTAACAGAAGAAAGGGCCAATGTGATTGCAGCAGGCCTTGCCCAGATTCCACAGAAGGTGAGTTACAATGTCTCACTGATACATCCTCACTGAGATGGTCATGTGCTCTTCTAGATCTGCTTGCAGATGCCTCCTGTGTGAAACTGAAGTTTCCTGATATCTGTAGCTCATCTCTGATGTCACTTAAGACGCAGAActacagaaagaaatggaaaacagtaGATGAAGTTTTTTATTAGTAACTTTTTTCTAACATTGGTTCAGTAAGAAAAACACTTAACAAGTGTTGGCTGTTTCATGTAAGGGAGCTATTACAGGCAAATACAAAAATCTGCTTTGTTACTTTCTCTATTTTTTGGAAGTAAACTAAGAAGTCTCTACATACTACAGTGTATTCAGACCGCTATTCAATTGTAACCAGTAAAAGTCCACTGCCCCAGGAACCATGAAAAAGCTCTCAAAATAGCCTGCCAAAttcagaggcggatgctcacagccaagcattggactaaGAaaagagtccccattggaggagttagagaaaggactgaagtagctgaagaggtttgcaacctggtaggaagaactacaatatcaaccaaacaccccagagctcccagggactaaatgaccatcccaagagaacacaaggatggacctatggctccatccacatatgtagcagaggagggtcttgtcaggcatcagtgggaggaaaagcccttggtcctgccaaggctcaatgccccagtgtacgggaatgtcagggcagggagtgcATGGGTGTGTGAGGGAGCACCCGGAAAGAGGATaacgtttaaaatgtaaataaaaaaaatccaataaaaaaataaattacatccaTAAAAAAAATATGCAGTTGTCTAACTGGACAGGTGGCTTGTCTTTTAGAGCATGTTATCCTCATCTTGAAGACCTGAAATTAGCACTGAGCCCCTGTGTCTGGCAGCTCACTCCTGCCTGTAGCTTAATGTCATAGGATCCAAAGTACTCTTCTGGCATTAGATTCTGGCACCAATGCAATTTTACGATGCATACGCACAGggacg
The sequence above is a segment of the Rattus rattus isolate New Zealand chromosome 11, Rrattus_CSIRO_v1, whole genome shotgun sequence genome. Coding sequences within it:
- the LOC116912228 gene encoding UDP-glucuronosyltransferase 2B4-like produces the protein MSVKMTASLLLLLLQLSDFFESGTGGKVLVWPMEFSHWLNLRVILDELLKKGHEVTVLRPSASLSYEVDNTSAIEFETYPTSYSLTELDEIFWESLRKYIYELPKQSFWGYFLMFQELVWVDSGYFESLCKDVVFNKELMTKLQNSGFDVILADAFIPCGDLLAEILKIPLVYSLRFFPGSTYEKYSGGLPMPPSYVPIAMSELSDRMTFVERVKHMIYVLCFDFWFQTFNEKKWNELYTEVLGRPTTLSETMAKADIWLIRTYWDLEFPHPVLPNFDFVGGLHCRPAKPLPKEIEDFVQSSGEHGVVVFSLGSMVGSLTEERANVIAAGLAQIPQKVLWRFEGKKPETLGSNTRLYKWIPQNDLLGHPKTRAFITHGGTNGIYEAIYHGIPVVGIPLFGDQYDNIVHLKTKGAAVRLDFLTMSSTDLLTALTTVTNDPSYKENAMRLSRIHHDQPVKPLDKAVFWIEFVMRHKGAKHLRVAAHDLSWVQYHSLDVIGFLLACVVTVIFILKKCCLFCCQKFTKAGRKKKRE